In the Deltaproteobacteria bacterium genome, TACTGCAACATCACCAAGTGCTGCACCGAAGTGTGCCCGGAGTCGATTCACATCACCGACAACGCCATCATCCCGCTCAAGGAGCGGGTCGTCGATGACTTCTACGACCCGGTGCGGCGACTCGTGCGATGGCTGACGGGACAGCAGTAGCTGCCGCCTGAAGGGAGATCTTATGGACCGCGCGCTCAAACGTATCCTTCCGAGCGGCATCGATGCGGCTCTCCAGAAGGCAGACAAGTATCGCGAACTGAACCAGCCGGCTGAAGCCGAAAGCATCTGCCGCGACGTGCTCGCGATCGACGCCGACAACCAACTCGCGCTGCGCACCTTGGGTCTCGGGCTCACCGACCAGTTCGACGCGTCGACCAGCAAACGGTTCGCTGAAGCCGAGCAGATCTTCGCCCGGCTGCGCGACCCATACGCGCGCGCCTTCTACACCGGGTTGGCGTTCGAGCGGCAAGGGAAGGCGCAGCTGACTTTGAAGATGCCGCTGCGATCGGTTCTGCCGCTGTTCGATCAAGCGCTCGCGCACTACGCCGAGGCCGAGCACCTCCGACCGTCCGGGAACGACGATCCGATTCTGCGGTGGAACAGTTGCGTGCGCACCCTGCAAGGCCTCCCCGGCTTCGGCATCGCCGAGAGTGAGACGAAGGAGGAGTGGGAGGCCGAGTTCGTGCCACCGCACCGGTGAATCGATCGACCTCGCGGCATCGCAGCGTTGGCCTGGTTGCGGCGAGTTAGATGTACCGCTTGAGCTGCGCCCAGATCTGCTGCAAACGACCCTGGTGATTGCGGCAGAGGAAGATCGGGCGATTGTTCTCGAACGGCATGCAGTAGCGACAATGGGTGACGGCAACTTGTTCGACCGTCTCGCAGAAACCGGCGAGATCGGCAGCCGATCCGCCCACCACGATCACCACCTCGCCGGTGACATTGCCCGGCCCCCACAGCCAATAGTTGTTGTGGCCCGATAGCGCGTGCGGCAGTCCGTGGGTTCGGCCGAGGAAATCGATCGCGCCCGCTTCACCGTAGTTTTGCGCGTAGATGGCACAACGGGCACGATCGTCCGCGGGCAGACGGTTGTAGACGTCCGCGACGGTGTCGACCATCTCGCTCCAACCAAACATGTCGGCGAAGTGTTGCGGGAGTTGGCCCAGCTCATTGGTCTCTGCCTTAACGCCCTCTTGTACCCCGAGCGCGCGCGCGTAACCGACGAGCGTGTCCGCCGGCAAGATCGGCAGCCCAAGCGGCGCCAGCACAAAGCCGCCGGCGAGCAGCAGCGCCAGGTACGCCGACCGCAGCCAGCGCGCACGCCGGTCCGTCCATGTCGCGAAGGCAATCGCTCCGGCCGCCAGCAGCGGCGGATAGGCGGGCGCCAGGTAGTACGCCTTACCTCGTTGCAGCACGAGCAGCGCGAACACGACCACATAGATCCATCCCAGGGCGCGATAGCGGCGCCCCGCCGATGTCGCGAAGTACCAGCACAACCCCGCGAGCCAGAGCGGCAGCGTCACCGGATGCACCATGAGAATCTGTTGACCGACGAACTGTGTCAGCGACAACGGCGCGTTCTTGAATAGCTGCGCGTTGCGCATGAACTCGAGCGTGGGAAATCCATAACGGAACTGCCACAGAAGATTCGGGAGAAACAACACCAGCGCCACGAGCGCGCCCAGCCAAACCCAGCGACGAAAGAGGTGCCGGCGCAGCGGCGTCGCCACGACCGCGACGCTCAGCCCCAGGCCGAAGAACAACATCGAATGTTTGTTCTCGAGTCCGAGGCCAATCACCAGTCCGAGCGCGAGCCACCATCTCGCGTCGTCGGTATGTATGAGGTGCACAACGATGAGTGCACCGACCGTCCACAGCAACGGTTCGAATGCGTTCATCGAATAGAAGTTGCCGACCACGAGGTAGACGGGCGCAACCGCGGCCGCCACGGCGGCGAGAGCTTGCGCCCAGCGTCCCCCGCCGAGCACGCGCGTGAGGTGGCCGGTCACCAACACCAGCAGTGCCGTCGCCAAAGCGGGCAGGAAGTGCAAGGCCAGGAGCGAATCACCCAGCAGCCAGCGCGAACCCGCCAGCAGCCAGATCGACAGCGGCGGATGATCCACGTATCCGGCCGCCAAGCGATCGCTGCAGGCGAGGTAGTAGAACTCATCGCGAAAGTAACCGTAGCCGCCGCTAGTCAGCCCGTGCAGCAGGAAGGTGACCAGCGCCACGCCTGCGACCCACGGAAACTCGCGCGTGCGCGCGCCCTCAACTCCGACGATCTGCCCGCCGCGAGCCGTGACCGATTGCATACTGCTTCTCCTCTTTCACAAATGCGTTGACGAGCACGGCGACGACCGTGTCCTCGGCCAGCCGCTCGTCGAGGATGACGGGATCGCGATCGCCGTGGCGGTGCATGGCAAACCACGCGACGATCTCGAGGATGAGACGCGCGGCGGTGGCCGTGTCCGGTACGGGACGGAACGCCCCGTGACGGATGCGGCGTTCCAGATATTGGGTGAGCCGCTCAATCAGCGTCCGCCGCATCCGCTTGAAATACAACTGCGCCAGCGCCGGGTGATCGAGCGCGGAACGCTCCAGCAACTGGTTGCCGCGACGGTTGCGCGCAACCACGGCGTAGAGTTCGCGTATCACGCGCTCCAACTCGATGCGCGGCTCGTCGGCGCGAGTACGCGCGTACGCAGCCTGGAGCGCTGGGAGCCGGGCCTCGCGCGCGAAGCGTTCGCGCACGTGGCGCAGGGTCTGGCCAGGCGCCGGCATCCCGATCGGCAACTGGGGGAGCGGCGCGGCCGGTTGATCGAGAAACGCGCGCTGCACCACCAAGTCGAACAGCGCCTCTTTACTTTCGACGTAGAGATACAGCGTTCCGGGCGCGACCCCCATGGCGCGCGCCACATCGGCCATCTGCGTGCGCTTATAGCCGCGTTCGGTGAACACGCGCGCGGCGCATTCCACCAGCCGGTCGACGCGATCT is a window encoding:
- a CDS encoding glycosyltransferase family 39 protein produces the protein MQSVTARGGQIVGVEGARTREFPWVAGVALVTFLLHGLTSGGYGYFRDEFYYLACSDRLAAGYVDHPPLSIWLLAGSRWLLGDSLLALHFLPALATALLVLVTGHLTRVLGGGRWAQALAAVAAAVAPVYLVVGNFYSMNAFEPLLWTVGALIVVHLIHTDDARWWLALGLVIGLGLENKHSMLFFGLGLSVAVVATPLRRHLFRRWVWLGALVALVLFLPNLLWQFRYGFPTLEFMRNAQLFKNAPLSLTQFVGQQILMVHPVTLPLWLAGLCWYFATSAGRRYRALGWIYVVVFALLVLQRGKAYYLAPAYPPLLAAGAIAFATWTDRRARWLRSAYLALLLAGGFVLAPLGLPILPADTLVGYARALGVQEGVKAETNELGQLPQHFADMFGWSEMVDTVADVYNRLPADDRARCAIYAQNYGEAGAIDFLGRTHGLPHALSGHNNYWLWGPGNVTGEVVIVVGGSAADLAGFCETVEQVAVTHCRYCMPFENNRPIFLCRNHQGRLQQIWAQLKRYI
- a CDS encoding TetR/AcrR family transcriptional regulator, with the translated sequence MARKRPEDRVDRLVECAARVFTERGYKRTQMADVARAMGVAPGTLYLYVESKEALFDLVVQRAFLDQPAAPLPQLPIGMPAPGQTLRHVRERFAREARLPALQAAYARTRADEPRIELERVIRELYAVVARNRRGNQLLERSALDHPALAQLYFKRMRRTLIERLTQYLERRIRHGAFRPVPDTATAARLILEIVAWFAMHRHGDRDPVILDERLAEDTVVAVLVNAFVKEEKQYAIGHGSRRADRRS